A genomic stretch from Deinococcus ruber includes:
- the glgC gene encoding glucose-1-phosphate adenylyltransferase, whose amino-acid sequence MKSPRILGMILAGGQGSRLSPLTLRRSKPAVPFGSKYRIIDFAINNFMNSDIFSIYVLTQFKAQSLTEHIQRGWRFGTFLSDYFITLVPAQMYRFEELGPVWYRGTADAVYQNMHLIDNYDADYVAVFSGDHIYKMNVRHMLEQHQETGADITIAAYPMPQTEAHRFGVMQVDESWRVTEFLEKPANPPGLPGDPTTTLTSMGNYIFSRRALDELLETNMGGDKDGFDFGGDVIPHALANGYKVQAYDFHKNPIPGQEGVSNTYWKDVGTLDAYYEANMDLVGVTPEFDLYNHEWPLRTSSEYSPPTKFVFETADRRGQAFNTIMAGGTIISGGTVRDSVLGRAVRTHSYSLVESSVLFDNVDVGRYSHIRRAIVDKDVVVPEGTRIGIDPAEDAARGFKITENGVVVVPKGYTF is encoded by the coding sequence ATGAAGTCACCACGCATCCTGGGTATGATTCTGGCGGGCGGGCAGGGCAGTCGCCTTTCGCCGCTGACGCTGAGGCGCTCGAAGCCCGCCGTGCCGTTCGGCAGTAAATACCGCATCATCGACTTCGCCATCAACAACTTCATGAACAGCGACATCTTCAGCATCTACGTGCTGACTCAGTTCAAGGCGCAGAGCCTGACCGAGCATATTCAGCGCGGCTGGCGCTTCGGCACCTTCCTGAGCGACTATTTTATCACGCTGGTCCCTGCTCAGATGTACCGCTTCGAGGAACTGGGGCCGGTGTGGTACCGGGGCACTGCCGACGCGGTGTATCAGAATATGCACCTGATCGACAACTACGACGCCGATTACGTGGCGGTGTTCTCGGGCGACCACATCTACAAAATGAACGTGCGGCACATGCTGGAGCAGCATCAGGAAACCGGAGCCGATATCACCATCGCGGCGTATCCGATGCCGCAGACCGAGGCGCACCGCTTCGGCGTGATGCAGGTCGATGAGAGCTGGCGCGTGACCGAGTTTCTGGAAAAGCCCGCCAATCCGCCCGGTCTGCCCGGCGACCCCACCACCACCCTGACCAGCATGGGCAATTACATTTTTTCGCGCCGCGCCCTCGATGAGCTGCTGGAAACCAACATGGGCGGCGACAAGGACGGCTTCGACTTCGGCGGTGACGTGATTCCGCACGCGCTGGCGAACGGCTACAAGGTGCAGGCCTACGACTTCCACAAGAACCCGATTCCCGGTCAGGAAGGCGTGTCCAACACCTACTGGAAGGACGTAGGAACCCTGGACGCCTACTACGAGGCCAACATGGATCTGGTGGGCGTGACGCCGGAATTCGACCTGTACAACCACGAATGGCCGCTGCGGACCAGCAGCGAGTATTCGCCGCCCACCAAATTCGTGTTCGAGACGGCAGATCGGCGCGGGCAGGCGTTCAATACCATCATGGCGGGCGGCACCATCATCAGCGGCGGTACGGTGCGCGACAGTGTGCTGGGCCGCGCCGTGCGAACGCACAGCTACTCGCTGGTCGAAAGCAGCGTGCTGTTCGATAACGTCGATGTCGGGCGCTACTCGCATATCCGCCGCGCCATCGTCGATAAAGACGTGGTCGTACCGGAAGGCACGCGCATCGGCATTGACCCCGCCGAAGACGCTGCACGCGGCTTCAAGATCACCGAAAACGGCGTGGTGGTGGTACCGAAAGGCTATACGTTCTGA
- the secD gene encoding protein translocase subunit SecD produces the protein MSLMNPNQKRRPTPKRKAPPTKISPTTTFILLGVLLLSLLFVWRPWEHKQNLWTLNSKDYQFVTLGLDLRGGLRIALSPESGVATKDQLNQVKTIIENRINSLGVTEPTVTVAGGKRVVVEIPGATPAQQDSARKIIQQQAKLEFRIVNQNVTPDPKVLAANPDSSGYTLANLGPTQATGEIVANASAGTDPTSGRWLVQVTTNSKGATSFGDFTGKNVGRLMAIVLDGQIKSVATIQSALYNNFQISGSFSQDQASQLALVLKSGSLPIKIKIDEERAIGPSLGADAIRSGAIAAVVGIVLVFAMLFFYYGLWFGLVGALGLLFSSVIILGMLGGLGATLTLPGIAGLVLTIGAAIDGNVISFERIKEELDHGKGIKNSIQAGYTHSTTTILDVNASHLLSAFALYAYASGPVKGFAVTLIIGVVASAFSNLVFAKWMLQVLARRRDFGAPFRIGVPKFDFIKLSPIVTTTSLLLAVLGAGLLFTKGLNYGVDFTSGTSITVKAANNSTVEQVRDAVDSAGVAKVNAQSTVIQRSVTPGVDGASYTVKVPQIGDTEVKAIAAKIAALPGGQVQQTETVGPAVGEELTSQTIKAVLLGLALILVYVGFRFDIIMGAGSVLAVLHDVAIVMGLYALLGLEFNISTVAAVLTLIGYSLNDSIIVSDRIRENLKLLRGRSYRDIVNTSINQTLSRTVMTSVSTMLPLLSLLIFGGPVLRDFSIAMIAGIVIGTYSSIYIVAPMVVVLEERRDRNKGKGQPAPASS, from the coding sequence ATGTCCCTGATGAACCCAAACCAGAAGCGGAGGCCCACGCCCAAGCGCAAGGCCCCGCCCACCAAGATCAGCCCGACCACCACCTTCATCCTGCTCGGCGTGCTGCTGCTGTCGCTGCTGTTCGTGTGGCGGCCCTGGGAGCACAAGCAGAATCTCTGGACGCTGAACAGCAAGGATTACCAGTTCGTGACGCTGGGCCTCGACCTGCGCGGCGGCCTGCGAATCGCGCTGTCACCGGAAAGCGGCGTCGCCACCAAAGATCAGCTCAATCAGGTCAAGACCATCATCGAGAACCGCATCAACTCGCTGGGCGTGACCGAACCCACCGTGACGGTGGCGGGCGGCAAGCGCGTGGTGGTCGAGATTCCGGGTGCCACGCCTGCGCAGCAGGACAGCGCCCGCAAGATCATTCAGCAGCAGGCCAAGCTGGAATTCAGGATCGTGAATCAGAACGTGACGCCCGATCCGAAGGTACTGGCAGCCAACCCCGATTCCAGCGGCTACACCCTCGCCAACCTGGGGCCGACCCAGGCCACCGGCGAAATCGTGGCGAACGCCAGCGCGGGCACCGACCCGACCAGCGGGCGCTGGCTGGTGCAGGTCACGACCAACAGCAAGGGCGCGACCAGCTTCGGTGATTTCACCGGCAAGAATGTGGGCCGCCTGATGGCGATTGTGCTCGACGGTCAGATCAAGAGCGTGGCGACCATTCAGTCGGCGCTGTACAACAACTTCCAGATTTCCGGCAGCTTCTCTCAGGATCAGGCCAGCCAGCTCGCGCTGGTGCTCAAATCCGGCAGCCTGCCGATCAAGATCAAGATCGACGAGGAACGCGCCATCGGGCCGAGCCTGGGCGCAGACGCCATCAGAAGCGGCGCGATTGCCGCCGTCGTGGGCATCGTGCTGGTGTTCGCCATGCTGTTCTTCTACTACGGCCTGTGGTTCGGTCTGGTCGGCGCACTCGGCCTGCTGTTCTCCAGCGTCATCATTCTGGGCATGCTGGGCGGCCTGGGAGCCACCCTGACGCTGCCGGGCATCGCCGGACTGGTCCTCACCATCGGCGCGGCCATCGACGGCAACGTGATCTCGTTCGAGCGCATCAAGGAAGAACTCGACCACGGCAAAGGCATCAAGAACAGCATTCAGGCGGGCTACACCCACTCGACCACCACCATTCTCGACGTGAACGCCTCGCACCTGCTGTCGGCCTTCGCGCTGTATGCCTACGCGTCGGGGCCGGTCAAGGGCTTCGCCGTCACGCTGATTATCGGCGTGGTGGCCTCGGCCTTCTCGAATCTGGTGTTCGCCAAGTGGATGCTTCAGGTGCTGGCACGTCGCCGCGATTTCGGTGCGCCGTTCCGCATCGGCGTACCGAAGTTCGATTTCATCAAGCTGTCTCCCATCGTGACCACCACCAGTCTGCTGCTGGCCGTGCTGGGCGCGGGGCTGCTGTTTACCAAGGGGCTGAATTACGGTGTCGACTTTACGTCGGGCACCAGCATCACCGTCAAGGCCGCCAACAACAGCACCGTCGAGCAGGTCCGCGACGCCGTCGATTCGGCGGGCGTGGCGAAGGTGAATGCCCAGAGCACCGTGATCCAGCGCAGCGTGACGCCGGGCGTGGACGGAGCCAGCTACACCGTCAAGGTGCCGCAGATCGGAGACACCGAAGTCAAGGCGATTGCCGCCAAAATTGCCGCGCTGCCGGGTGGACAGGTGCAGCAGACCGAAACGGTGGGGCCAGCAGTGGGCGAGGAACTGACCTCGCAGACGATCAAGGCCGTGCTACTGGGCCTCGCGCTGATTCTGGTGTACGTGGGCTTCCGCTTCGACATCATCATGGGCGCTGGCTCGGTGCTGGCCGTGCTGCACGACGTTGCCATCGTGATGGGGCTGTATGCGCTGCTGGGGCTGGAATTCAACATCAGCACGGTGGCGGCGGTACTGACGCTGATCGGGTACTCGCTCAATGACAGCATCATCGTGTCTGACCGTATCCGCGAGAATCTGAAACTGTTGCGGGGCCGCAGCTACCGCGACATCGTGAACACCAGCATCAACCAGACGCTTTCACGAACCGTCATGACCTCGGTCAGCACCATGCTGCCGCTGCTGTCGCTGCTAATTTTCGGCGGCCCGGTGCTGCGCGACTTCTCGATTGCCATGATCGCGGGTATCGTCATCGGCACGTACTCCAGCATCTACATCGTGGCCCCGATGGTCGTGGTGCTGGAAGAACGGCGCGACCGCAACAAGGGCAAAGGTCAGCCCGCTCCCGCCAGCAGCTGA
- a CDS encoding TrmH family RNA methyltransferase, translated as MLIQESITSLQNAQVKRLVRLRTRRERQAEGLWLIEGARELGRALASGLAFQTLYHCPELFSDEARELLPTLEALPLAAVRCTREVFEKVSHRENPDGLLALAPPPSPALPPLTEHTLLLVLMGLEKPGNLGALLRTADGVGVDAVLVVGEGTDLGNPGVIRASQGSVFTQPVIALEERQALEWLRANAFTLVACTPEAALPYWDAPLTGRVALCLGSEHDGLPAAWRSAADLGVSIPMRGQADSLNVSVAGALVLYEARRQRAHQQAGGQL; from the coding sequence ATGCTTATACAGGAATCCATCACGTCGCTGCAAAACGCTCAGGTCAAACGGCTGGTGAGGCTCAGAACCCGGCGAGAACGGCAGGCCGAGGGTCTGTGGCTGATCGAAGGAGCCAGAGAACTGGGGCGGGCGCTGGCGTCGGGTCTGGCGTTCCAGACGTTGTACCACTGCCCCGAACTCTTCAGCGACGAGGCGCGGGAGCTGCTGCCCACGCTGGAAGCGCTCCCCCTGGCTGCCGTTCGCTGCACCCGCGAGGTCTTCGAGAAGGTCAGCCACCGCGAGAATCCAGATGGGCTGCTCGCACTGGCCCCGCCGCCCAGCCCCGCGCTACCGCCGCTCACCGAGCACACGCTGCTGCTGGTGCTGATGGGGCTGGAGAAACCCGGCAATCTGGGGGCGCTGCTGCGAACCGCCGACGGTGTGGGCGTAGACGCGGTGCTGGTGGTGGGCGAGGGCACCGATCTGGGAAACCCCGGCGTGATCCGGGCGAGCCAGGGCAGCGTGTTTACCCAGCCGGTGATCGCGCTGGAGGAGCGGCAGGCGCTGGAGTGGCTGCGTGCCAACGCCTTCACGCTGGTGGCCTGCACCCCGGAAGCCGCCCTGCCGTACTGGGACGCCCCACTGACCGGGCGGGTGGCGCTGTGCCTGGGCAGCGAACACGACGGTCTGCCCGCCGCGTGGCGCAGCGCTGCCGATCTGGGGGTTTCTATTCCGATGCGCGGACAGGCCGACAGCCTGAACGTCTCGGTGGCGGGCGCACTGGTGCTGTACGAGGCCCGGCGGCAGCGTGCCCACCAGCAGGCCGGGGGGCAGCTATGA
- the msrA gene encoding peptide-methionine (S)-S-oxide reductase MsrA yields the protein MSESQTVIVAGGCFWCTEAVFLDLKGVQKVESGYIGGTVPSPTYEQVCTGRTGHAEAIRVTFDPALVSRRDLLGIFFATHDPTQLNRQGHDVGTQYRSAVFYQSEEEKQEAQSLIDELSRDQVFDAPIVTTLEPATTFYSAEAYHQNYYAQNKLQPYCMAVITPKVSKFRKQFSDRLRSA from the coding sequence ATGAGTGAATCCCAGACTGTGATTGTGGCAGGCGGCTGTTTTTGGTGTACCGAGGCGGTTTTTCTCGATCTGAAGGGCGTTCAGAAGGTCGAGAGCGGGTATATCGGCGGTACGGTGCCCAGTCCTACCTACGAGCAGGTCTGCACCGGGCGCACCGGGCATGCCGAAGCCATCCGCGTCACGTTTGATCCGGCGCTGGTCAGCCGCCGCGACCTGCTCGGCATTTTCTTCGCCACCCACGACCCGACCCAGCTGAACCGCCAGGGGCACGATGTCGGCACGCAGTACCGCAGCGCCGTCTTCTACCAGTCGGAAGAGGAGAAGCAGGAGGCTCAGTCTCTGATCGACGAACTGAGCCGCGATCAGGTGTTCGACGCGCCCATCGTGACCACGCTGGAACCCGCCACCACCTTCTACAGCGCCGAAGCGTATCACCAGAACTACTACGCTCAGAATAAGTTGCAGCCGTACTGCATGGCGGTCATCACGCCGAAGGTCAGCAAGTTCCGCAAGCAGTTCTCGGATCGCCTGCGAAGCGCGTAA
- a CDS encoding ATP-binding protein, with product MNGPQLSAPLLGRILGTEDAMPTVFWFLVEQGQSVQLDDLVVARTTKPGGQEVSFYGLIDSVRKRHEGVTFESDVVDVASGVLPALVSYTARVLVTRVDPEQFVPPQPGDSVYHARGHDLKMALSADKMEAAAFPGGLLSDGQTLPINYNFVNGKSGGHINISGISGVATKTSYALFLLHSIFTSGVMGLDAADTRAVIFNVKGEDLLFLNRPNNRVVQKERDAQSAKGYPRDRYALMGLPQQAFQDVQFLTPPRGGVAGIMPDVERASGTVPYLFTVREFCARRMLPFAFSDRNASLNLGFVIGSIEDKLERLSRSGDTPYITVRDWKPDAEAQEALNEDIQFEDLDSVRIDTLSKLIAYVEFKLLEENDGSGDPKWTGRNPSTATLQAFVRRLRGVQKHLGPLIRGDISRQQAERYSPNLTNPAYRLSVVDIHRLSGPAQMFVVGVMLRDLFEYRERTAGKGVIFVVLDELNKYAPREGDSPIKDVLLDIAERGRSLGIILIGAQQTASEVERRIVSNAAIRVVGRLDMAEAERPEYRFLPQSFRARAGILQPGTMLVSQPDVPNPVLINYPFPAWATRFEEVQEEVSEANIQDLFGL from the coding sequence ATGAACGGCCCCCAACTCTCTGCGCCACTGCTGGGCCGCATTCTCGGCACCGAAGACGCCATGCCCACGGTGTTCTGGTTTCTGGTCGAGCAAGGTCAGAGCGTGCAGCTCGACGATCTGGTCGTGGCCCGCACCACCAAACCTGGCGGCCAGGAAGTCAGCTTCTATGGCCTGATCGACAGCGTTCGCAAGCGGCACGAGGGCGTGACCTTCGAATCGGACGTGGTGGACGTGGCGAGCGGCGTGCTGCCCGCCCTGGTCAGCTACACGGCGCGGGTGCTGGTGACGCGGGTCGATCCCGAACAGTTCGTGCCGCCGCAGCCGGGCGACAGCGTGTATCACGCACGCGGCCACGACCTGAAGATGGCGCTGAGCGCCGACAAGATGGAAGCGGCAGCGTTTCCGGGCGGCCTGCTGAGCGACGGGCAGACGCTGCCGATCAACTACAACTTCGTGAACGGAAAATCGGGCGGCCACATCAATATTTCCGGCATCTCGGGCGTGGCGACCAAGACCAGTTACGCGCTGTTTCTGCTGCACAGCATCTTTACCAGCGGCGTGATGGGGCTGGACGCCGCCGACACCAGGGCGGTGATCTTCAACGTCAAGGGCGAAGACCTGCTGTTTCTGAACAGGCCGAATAACCGCGTCGTTCAGAAGGAGCGCGACGCCCAGAGCGCCAAAGGCTACCCGCGTGACCGCTACGCGCTGATGGGGCTGCCGCAACAGGCATTTCAGGACGTGCAGTTTCTGACGCCGCCGCGTGGAGGCGTAGCGGGCATCATGCCGGATGTCGAGCGGGCCAGCGGCACCGTGCCGTATCTGTTCACGGTGCGCGAGTTCTGCGCCCGGCGCATGCTGCCCTTCGCCTTCTCCGACCGCAATGCCAGCCTGAATCTGGGCTTCGTCATCGGCAGCATCGAGGACAAGCTGGAGCGGCTGTCGCGTAGCGGCGACACGCCGTACATCACCGTCAGAGACTGGAAGCCCGACGCCGAGGCACAGGAAGCGCTGAACGAAGACATCCAGTTTGAAGATCTGGATTCGGTCCGCATCGACACGCTTTCCAAACTGATCGCGTATGTGGAATTCAAGCTGCTCGAAGAGAACGATGGCAGCGGCGATCCGAAGTGGACGGGCCGTAATCCCTCGACAGCCACGCTTCAGGCCTTCGTGCGGCGGCTGCGCGGCGTGCAGAAGCACCTGGGGCCGCTGATTCGGGGCGACATTTCCAGACAGCAGGCCGAACGCTACAGCCCCAACCTGACCAATCCGGCCTACCGCCTGAGCGTGGTGGACATTCACCGGCTGTCCGGCCCGGCCCAGATGTTCGTAGTCGGGGTGATGCTGCGCGACCTGTTCGAGTACCGCGAGCGCACCGCCGGAAAGGGCGTGATTTTTGTGGTGCTCGACGAGCTGAACAAGTATGCGCCGCGTGAAGGTGACAGCCCGATCAAAGACGTGCTGCTCGATATCGCTGAGCGTGGGCGCAGTCTGGGTATTATTCTGATCGGGGCGCAGCAGACGGCCAGTGAGGTCGAGCGGCGCATCGTGTCCAACGCGGCGATTCGGGTGGTGGGCCGCCTCGATATGGCCGAGGCCGAGCGTCCGGAATACCGCTTTCTGCCGCAGTCGTTCCGGGCGCGGGCGGGCATTCTTCAGCCGGGCACCATGCTGGTGTCTCAGCCGGACGTGCCCAATCCGGTGCTGATAAACTATCCGTTTCCCGCCTGGGCGACCCGCTTCGAGGAAGTGCAGGAAGAGGTGAGCGAGGCGAATATTCAGGATCTGTTCGGGCTGTAG
- the aspS gene encoding aspartate--tRNA(Asn) ligase — protein sequence MTSPATPEQSAPVALPRTLTQNLGQFDGQQVRLQGFVHARRDLGGVQFLVLRDKSGIAQCVGSGLHLPLPESSVEIVGSVKAHKKAPGGYEVQIESLKVLSAAIQASPVEIPKMEWNVNPETMLDYRYVSVRGLRERAALKVQAELVFAFHSYLRGEGFTEISTPKIVSAGAEGGANLFKLDYFGEQAYLAQSPQLYKQIMVGVFERVYEVAPVYRAEEHATSRHLNEYLSLDVEMGFIEDEEEVMELENGLLAAIMERLKLTCAAEFELVGASIPEVPAHIPRITLMEARALVHEKFGHTVGGKDLDPEAERLLCQHYAETQGSDFVFVTKYPRAARPFYAHPEINPDGSISSEITRGFDLLFRGIEITSGGQRIHDHAMLMDSIRAYKMNPDAMTGYSEVFKYGMPPHGGFAIGAERLTAKLLGIANVRYARAFPRDRNRLTP from the coding sequence ATGACCTCGCCAGCCACGCCCGAACAATCTGCCCCTGTTGCCCTGCCACGCACGCTCACCCAGAACCTCGGTCAGTTCGACGGCCAGCAGGTGCGGCTGCAAGGATTCGTTCACGCTCGCCGCGACCTGGGCGGGGTTCAGTTTCTGGTGCTGCGCGACAAATCGGGCATTGCCCAGTGTGTCGGCAGCGGCCTGCATCTGCCCCTGCCGGAAAGCAGCGTCGAGATCGTGGGCAGCGTCAAGGCCCACAAGAAGGCTCCGGGCGGCTATGAAGTGCAGATCGAGTCGTTGAAGGTGCTGTCGGCGGCCATTCAGGCGTCTCCGGTCGAGATTCCCAAGATGGAATGGAACGTCAACCCGGAAACCATGCTCGACTACCGCTACGTGTCGGTGCGCGGGCTACGTGAGCGGGCGGCGCTGAAGGTGCAGGCCGAACTGGTCTTCGCCTTCCACAGTTACCTGCGCGGCGAGGGCTTCACCGAGATCAGCACGCCTAAAATCGTGTCGGCGGGCGCGGAAGGCGGGGCGAACCTGTTCAAGCTCGACTACTTCGGTGAACAGGCGTACCTGGCCCAGAGTCCTCAGCTGTACAAGCAGATCATGGTGGGCGTGTTCGAACGCGTCTACGAGGTGGCCCCGGTCTACCGCGCCGAAGAGCACGCCACCAGCCGCCACCTGAACGAATACCTGTCGCTCGACGTGGAAATGGGCTTCATCGAGGACGAGGAAGAGGTGATGGAGCTGGAAAACGGGCTGCTGGCAGCGATCATGGAGCGGCTGAAGCTGACGTGTGCCGCCGAGTTCGAGCTGGTGGGCGCGAGTATTCCGGAAGTGCCCGCCCATATTCCGCGCATCACGCTGATGGAGGCGAGGGCGCTGGTACACGAGAAGTTCGGGCATACGGTGGGCGGCAAAGACCTCGACCCCGAAGCCGAACGCCTGCTGTGCCAGCACTACGCCGAAACGCAGGGCAGCGACTTCGTGTTCGTGACCAAGTACCCGCGTGCTGCCCGTCCCTTCTATGCCCACCCCGAGATCAACCCCGACGGCAGCATCAGCAGCGAGATCACGCGGGGCTTCGACCTGCTGTTCCGGGGCATCGAGATCACGTCGGGCGGGCAGCGCATCCACGACCACGCCATGCTGATGGACTCGATCCGCGCCTACAAGATGAACCCGGACGCCATGACCGGCTACAGCGAAGTCTTCAAGTACGGGATGCCCCCGCACGGCGGCTTCGCCATCGGGGCCGAACGGCTGACCGCCAAGCTGCTGGGCATTGCCAACGTGCGCTATGCCCGCGCCTTCCCGCGTGACCGCAACCGCCTGACGCCCTGA
- a CDS encoding MOSC domain-containing protein, which produces MKIESVNIGEPKDIVQGNGICRSGIDKRPVTGAVQVGPLGLTGDHILSTKHHGGPDQAVYLYSTDDYRAFEDVSAVSGLFGENLTVEGLASADIRIGTRLHFASVVLEVTAPRIPCVTFAAHVGIPAFVKVFRQMRRPGLYTRVLKEGTVEAGEAFTLEDAPADAPTVGELFELYYDKQASRAELERALSAPIALRTRKDYLERLQTLA; this is translated from the coding sequence ATGAAGATCGAAAGCGTCAATATCGGAGAACCTAAGGACATTGTTCAGGGAAACGGTATCTGCCGCAGCGGAATCGACAAGCGGCCTGTGACGGGCGCGGTGCAGGTCGGGCCGCTGGGACTGACGGGCGACCACATTCTCAGCACCAAGCACCACGGCGGCCCCGATCAGGCGGTGTATCTGTACAGCACGGACGATTACCGGGCCTTCGAGGACGTGTCGGCGGTGTCCGGCCTGTTTGGTGAGAATCTGACCGTCGAGGGGCTGGCGTCGGCGGACATCCGCATCGGCACGCGGCTCCACTTCGCCTCGGTGGTGCTGGAAGTGACCGCGCCGCGCATTCCGTGCGTGACCTTTGCGGCCCATGTCGGCATCCCGGCCTTCGTGAAGGTCTTCCGGCAGATGCGGCGGCCCGGCCTGTATACCCGCGTGCTGAAGGAAGGCACCGTCGAGGCGGGCGAGGCATTCACGCTGGAAGACGCCCCCGCCGATGCCCCGACGGTGGGCGAACTGTTCGAACTGTACTACGACAAGCAGGCCAGCCGCGCCGAGCTGGAACGCGCCCTGAGTGCGCCCATCGCGCTGCGGACACGCAAAGACTATCTGGAGCGCTTGCAGACACTGGCTTAA
- a CDS encoding ion channel translates to MTHTGRTGETPLTRAQPAPAQSDLKADLGLSGAVADASEERFLNRDGSFNVLRQKAGWESINLYGELLTASWSRFFALMVVAYLALNALFAVGYDLLGPSALSEMPAHGFARFMACFFFSVQTFGTIGFGHVYPNNMAANLVVTFEAFVGLLGVALATGILFARFSRPVHRVLFSDFAVFAPYGGGQALMFRVMNGHRTHLFDLNTEVVMSHYEDAGGRRVRRFHPLPLERESVTFFPTSWTIVHPITESSPFWGQSEETLRADDLEVLVVLRALDDASHQQIHARCSYKASELVWNARFRSIHSRDQHGHLRVDVSRLSDIEHLESPPVRKRVDAPISAINEPH, encoded by the coding sequence GTGACGCACACCGGACGAACGGGAGAGACGCCCCTGACACGCGCTCAGCCCGCACCCGCGCAGAGTGACCTGAAGGCCGATCTGGGCCTGAGCGGCGCGGTCGCCGATGCCAGCGAGGAGCGCTTTCTCAACCGCGACGGCAGTTTCAATGTGCTGCGGCAGAAAGCAGGCTGGGAGAGCATCAATCTCTACGGCGAACTGTTGACGGCCAGCTGGTCACGGTTTTTTGCCCTGATGGTGGTGGCGTATCTGGCGCTCAATGCCCTGTTTGCCGTCGGGTACGATCTGCTGGGGCCATCTGCGCTCAGCGAGATGCCCGCGCACGGGTTCGCCCGTTTCATGGCCTGTTTCTTTTTCAGTGTGCAGACCTTTGGCACCATCGGCTTCGGGCACGTGTATCCCAACAATATGGCCGCCAATCTGGTGGTCACGTTTGAAGCCTTCGTGGGCCTGCTGGGTGTGGCGCTCGCCACCGGCATCCTGTTCGCCCGCTTTTCGCGGCCCGTCCACCGCGTCCTGTTCAGCGATTTCGCGGTGTTCGCTCCGTACGGGGGCGGGCAGGCCCTGATGTTCCGGGTCATGAACGGCCACCGAACCCACCTGTTCGATCTGAATACCGAGGTGGTGATGTCGCACTATGAGGACGCGGGCGGGCGGCGCGTGCGGCGGTTTCATCCGCTGCCGCTGGAGCGCGAATCGGTCACGTTTTTTCCGACCTCCTGGACCATCGTCCACCCGATCACCGAAAGCAGCCCCTTCTGGGGGCAGAGCGAGGAAACCCTGCGGGCCGACGATCTGGAAGTGCTGGTGGTGCTGCGGGCGCTCGACGACGCCTCGCACCAGCAGATTCATGCGCGGTGCAGCTACAAGGCCAGCGAACTGGTCTGGAATGCCCGTTTCCGCAGCATCCACAGCCGCGACCAGCACGGCCATCTGCGGGTCGACGTGAGCCGCCTGAGCGACATCGAACATCTGGAATCGCCGCCCGTCAGAAAGCGTGTGGACGCGCCGATCAGCGCCATCAACGAGCCGCACTGA
- a CDS encoding TSUP family transporter: protein MPSPDVLLYGLPLAFLAGFLDAVAGGGGAITLPTLFLMGLPPAQAVATNKLLAIFGSGSGTYQYARAGNIEWGLVWRLVPLALGGSALGAYLVHFVNPDVFRTLVAVVILCVGVLVLANKRFGLEDRYPGLTARVYAVCVPITVVIGLYDGFIGPGTGTFLMLMFALAGFNLVRASGNARAINFATNIGAFVYFLFGGQMVFWIGLPMGLANALGAAVGARMAMLRGSGFVKWMYGIIVLLVVARLLFR from the coding sequence GTGCCTTCTCCCGATGTGCTGCTCTACGGCCTTCCACTCGCCTTTCTCGCCGGGTTTCTCGATGCGGTGGCGGGGGGTGGCGGGGCCATCACGCTGCCCACGCTGTTTCTGATGGGGCTGCCGCCCGCGCAGGCGGTGGCGACCAATAAGCTGCTCGCCATCTTCGGGTCGGGCAGCGGCACGTACCAGTACGCGAGAGCGGGCAACATCGAGTGGGGGCTGGTGTGGCGACTGGTGCCGCTGGCGCTGGGTGGCTCGGCGCTGGGCGCATATCTGGTGCATTTCGTGAATCCCGACGTGTTCCGCACGCTGGTCGCTGTCGTCATTCTGTGCGTCGGCGTGCTGGTGCTCGCCAACAAACGGTTTGGTCTCGAAGACCGCTACCCTGGCCTGACGGCGCGGGTGTATGCCGTCTGCGTGCCCATCACAGTTGTTATCGGGCTGTACGACGGCTTCATCGGCCCCGGCACCGGCACCTTCCTGATGCTGATGTTCGCGCTCGCGGGCTTCAATCTGGTGCGTGCCAGCGGCAACGCCCGTGCCATCAATTTCGCCACCAATATCGGAGCGTTCGTCTATTTCCTGTTCGGCGGTCAGATGGTCTTCTGGATCGGCCTGCCGATGGGGCTTGCCAACGCGCTGGGAGCGGCGGTCGGCGCAAGAATGGCGATGCTGCGCGGCAGTGGATTCGTGAAATGGATGTACGGAATCATCGTGCTGCTGGTGGTGGCGCGGCTGCTGTTCCGTTAG